Below is a window of Candidatus Neomarinimicrobiota bacterium DNA.
AGCGCCGAAGAGGCAGGCGTCGGTATTTTTAAGAAGCTCAATCGTCCGTTCCGGAAGTGGTTCGCCCTCGGTCTTCCAGAACTCCCAGCCTATATCGCCGTGAATATATTCAGCGTCAAGATCTAACTTATCGAGAACTATCCGCGCCGCTTCCATAACGTCATTTCCCACGCCGTCACCGGGCAGCCATGCAATTTTGTGTTTTGGCATTCTAATCCGTCCCTAAGATCTTTTTTGTGTGCGGTATCAAGCCTCCGTCCTCGAATATGCCTCTGACTTCAGGAGGCAGCGGCGGAAAACTGATCGTTCCGGCGCCGCAAACGATTGTCCCGTTATCCATATCCACTTCAATCTCCTCGCCGTTTTCGATAGCGTCAACAGCCTCCGCAGATACGATAACGTACAGACCGTTGTTGACACAGTTACGGAAGTAAAGGCGAGAGAACGATTTAGCTATTATCACTCCTACGCCCGACATTTTTATACAAACCACCGCCTGTTCGCGTCCGGAACCACAGCCGAAGTTCTTTCCGCCGACAATTATATCGTTTTCCTTTACGTTCTTGGCGAACTCCGAATCGAGGTCTTCCATGGCGTACTGCGCCATCTCGTTTGGATCAGAAACGGTATACGTATATTTACCGGGGAAGATGACGTCGGTGTTGATGTCATCCCCGTATTTCCAGACTCTTCCCTTTATGCTCATAACAACTCCTCAATTATTCCGCGGGTCGGAGATAACTCCGTTCAGAGCCGAGTATGCCGCTACCAACGGACTCGACAGGTACACTTCCGACTCCCTGTTTCCCAATCGTC
It encodes the following:
- a CDS encoding 3-isopropylmalate dehydratase small subunit; protein product: MSIKGRVWKYGDDINTDVIFPGKYTYTVSDPNEMAQYAMEDLDSEFAKNVKENDIIVGGKNFGCGSGREQAVVCIKMSGVGVIIAKSFSRLYFRNCVNNGLYVIVSAEAVDAIENGEEIEVDMDNGTIVCGAGTISFPPLPPEVRGIFEDGGLIPHTKKILGTD